From the genome of Pseudomonas sihuiensis:
TCAAGCATCGACTCCTCGCTGCTCTCAGCAAGCGGCTCGCCCTTGCCCATGGCTGCCATGGCGGCGGCGAAATCCGTACTGGTCGCCACTCGGGTACTTTTGGCCGCTGCATCCTGTGGTGCCTGGGCCTTGCCTGCCTCCTCCATCGACTGCTTGAGCAGCGCCAGTGGGTCGAGCGCATCATTTTCCAGCACAGGCTCGCCCTGCTCGGCGGCAGCCGGGGCGGCGCCGCTAATGATCAAAGCCGGCACATCCGACGCCACTTCGGCTAACGGAGCCTCCTCCAGCGGAACCTGAATACCACCCAGCGCCATCGCCAGAAGTGGATCGAGCTCTTCTTCCCCCCCTTCCTGGGCCGGCAAGGAGTTGCCGGGCGCGGCAACCACAGGCTGCTCGGCGGCAGCCGGGGCAGCCTCGGTTTCTTCCCTGGCGGTATCAGCGCTCTGCTCCGGGCTGGTTTTATCAGTGCTGCCAGCACCCTCGCCAGGCTTGGCCTGACGCTCCCTTGCATAGACCTCGGCAAAGCTGGAAGCACCGTTATTCCTGGGTTCCAGCGCTTTGGCCGGCTGCTTCGCTTTGCTCTTCACCTCAGGCGTAGCCTGCAGGCGTAGGTCGGGCAACGCGGACATGGACGCTCTCCGTCTGATGGGTCGTGACAGGACCAGAGCAAAGGGCGGGCCAACTCGTGAAAAGGCGTCAGGCGCGATAGCGCTGACGCTCGGACTTGAACAGGATGCGGACGATGGCGAACTCGCGCTCGATCTGCTCGATCAGGGCCGGAGCCGGCTCCAGGGCCGCGCGCCGCCCCGCGTCTTCGAGTTCCTTGCACAAGCTGGCTAGAAGCACCGCTCCCATGTTGCTGCAGCTGCCCTTGAAGCTGTGCGCAGCCAGGCGCAGGCCCTGCGCATCACCCTCGGTCGCAGCCACATGCAGCAGACGCAGACGCTCCTCGGAATCGGCCACGAAGGTATCGAGCAGAATCGGGTATTCGTCCTCCATGACGTCCTGCAGGGCCGCCAGGACGGCTTCGTCGAGATGGATATCGGACACCGGGTCACTCCCTGAACAACAGCGTCGCATTATGCCTCAGAGGACCAGCAAAACTCCACGCTGACTCCCTGGCCAACCGGGGCAATCTGGAAACCGTCGCTGAGCTGACGAACCAGGGCAAGACCGCGACCACACAGAGCTTCGTCACCAAGCGCCATGACGGTGACCGGATCGAATCCGGGACCACTGTCCTCGACACGGACGATCAGTCGCCCTCCCCCTTCTTCCGGCAGCATCTGCAAATGAAATCGTACATAGCCATCCTGCAAGGACGCCAGACGCAGACGTCGCTCCCGATAATACTCGGCAAAGCCGCTGGCATCCTGCTTGAGCGAGGAGTCCAGCCCCATTACCCCATGCTCCAGGGCATTGGAATAGAGCTCGGCGAGCACGGTATACAGCTCGCCACCACGCGGCCGCAACGCCCGCACGTCCAGCAGCAGCTGCAGCAAAAATGGCAGTGGGTTGAAGTGACGCAGGCTCAGCGCTCGAAACTCGAAACTGGCCGACCAGTCCATCACGCTGCCCTGACCGCTGTCGGCAAAGGCCAATGGGCGAGGATGCTCGTCGTCTTCGGCCAAGCCGACCTGAACCATGCTGACGTCATCCTGTTGCTCGCCACGGAACGCCGCCAGCGCCAGCTGGATTTCCTCGAACAATGCCTGCGGTTGACGATTGGCGTCCAGAAGCTCGAGCAGGCGCGCCTCGCCGAATAGCTGCCCTTGCTGGTCACTGGCCTCGAGCACGCCATCACTGAGCAGAAAAATACGATCTCCCGGCGCCAGCGGATAGACCTCACAGCGATCACTGAACGCCGCTGGTTCGAGGATTCCCAGGGGCAGATGGCGTGACACCAATGACTGACGCGGGCGACCATCGCCATGTAGCAGGTAGCCATCTGGCAACCCACCACTCCACACCTCGAGCAAGCCTCGCTTGCTGCTGATATTGAGCACGGTGGCGCAGCAGAAAACACCCACCGGTAGGATGCGCTTGAGCTTGGCATTGATCTCGCGAAGGATCTCGGCAAGGGCATGACCTTTGGCCGTCATGCCGTAGAACACCTCGGCCAGCGGCATCGCGCCAATAGCCGCCGGCAAACCATGACCGGTGAAATCGCCCAGCATCACGTGCATGCCGCCAGACGGTTTGTACGCCGCCAGCAGCAAATCACCGTTGAACAGCGCGTAGGGCGACTGCATGTAACGGATGCTCGGCGCATCCAGACAGCCGGAATGCGCCACCTTGTCGAATACCGCCTTGGCCGCACGTTGCTCGTGCAGCAGATGCTCGTTGTGCTGGGCGATCAGGTCGCGCTGTTGCAATACCGTGTCGTGCAGACGGCGCAGACGATCCATCGCCCCGATCTTGGCCTCGAGTATCACCTGGTTGTAGGGCTTGGCGAGAAAGTCGTCGCCGCCGGCCTCAAGACAACGCACCAGCGCCTCGCCCTCGGTCAACGACGTGAGGAAGATGATCGGCACCAGCGCCTCGCCGGCCTGATCCTTGATCCGCCGCGCCGCCTCGAAGCCATCCATAACCGGCATCAGCGCATCCATCAGCACCAGGTGCGGACGCTCCTGCTCGAACAGGGCGACCGCCTCCAGGCCATTGCTGGCGGTCAATACGCGGTGGCCCTGACGACTGACGATGGTGGACAACAGCATGCGGTCGGCCGCGTTGTCCTCGGCGATCAGAATGGCAAGTCGCTCAGGCATGCTCAGCTGATCTTGAACAACTGCTCGAAGTTGGAGATGGCGAGGATCTTGCGCACGTCACTGCTGCAGTTGAGCAGGCTGATCTGCGCCGAATCGCCGCCAGCATGGTCACGCAACAGCAGCAGCATGCCCAGTGCCGAACTGTCCAGATAGCTGGTGTCGCGCAGATCGACCTGATAGCGCTTGGGCGTCAGGTTGACGCGCTCGTAGGCGTCACGAAATTCCTGGTGGGAGGCGAAGTCGAAGCGTCCTCGAATCACAATGGTCAGCTCTTGCCCGTCGGCCGAGGGCTGCGAGGTAATGGCCATGTCTACTCCTTTGTCGAGACTTTGCCAGATAGGGCAATTCACGCTTGAAGGTGTAGCATCTGGTCGGCGACGAAACAACCACTATTCAGGGTTCACCACGGTCGATCAGGCGTTGCGCCAGCTCGTCGAGCAGTTTCTGTTCGCGCTTGTCCTCGGCCAATCGGGCTTCGTCAATGTAGCGCTGGACCAGTTTGCGCAGCCCCTCGAGACGCGCATAGCGTTGCTGCCAAACAGCGCGCACCTTTTCAAGATTGGCGCGATGCCACTCCAGACTTTGCTGCTGTTGGCCGACCGCCGTCTCCAGTTGCGCCAGAAAGCGCTGGTAGTTCATCAGCCACTGGCCGGAAACGCCCTTGCTGCCCTCGCTGATCCACTGCTGCTGGTAGTCGCCACGAAAACGCTCCAGCTCACCCAGCTTGGCTTCGGCCTGCCCCACCAGACCCTGGCAATGCCCGAGCTGGCGCGCGGCCTCGCGCTCGGCCTTTTCTGCCATCTCGACGACCGGCTGCAGACGCTTTGCGCGGCTCAGGCTCATCCGCGCCCCGTAGGGCGGGTGCAACCCGCCAGATCGCCCTGGCGGGTTACACCCGCCCTACGGTAACAGGTCACTGTCCCAACACCCCGGCCAGCTGCTCGCGGCTCTGCGCCATTGACACGTTCTCGTCGAGGCCCTGACGCAGGTACTGAGCCATGACTGGCTGACGGGCGATGGCCTGATCGGTATCCGCGTCGCCGCCCGGGACATAGGCACCGACACTGATCAGATCGCGACTCTGTTGATAGCGCGACCACAACTGCTTGAAACGCTGCGCCTGCTTGAGCTGCTCGGGCGGAACCACCTGCGGCATGACCCGGCTGATCGAGGACTCGATATCGATAGCGGGATAGTGCCCTTCCTCGGCCAGGCGCCGGGACAGGACGAAGTGCCCGTCGAGCACACCACGTGCAGCATCGGCGATGGGGTCCTGCTGGTCATCCCCCTCACTCAATACGGTGTAGAACGCGGTGATCGAACCGCCGCCGGCTTCGGCGTTGCCGGCACGCTCGACCAGTTTGGGCAGCTTGGCGAATACCGACGGTGGGTAGCCCTTGGTCGCTGGCGGCTCACCAATGGCCAGGGCGATTTCGCGTTGGGCCTGGGCATAGCGGGTCAGCGAATCCATCAACAGCAGAACGTTCTTGCCCTTGTCACGGAAATACTCGGCGATGCGCGTGCAGTATTGCGCCGCGCGCAGGCGCATCAGCGGCGCTTCATCGGCCGGCGAAGCCACGACCACGGAACGCTTGAGACCTTCCTCGCCGAGGATCTCGTCAATGAACTCCTTGACCTCACGCCCACGTTCGCCGATCAGGCCGACAACGATGATTTCCGCCTCTGTGAAACGGGTCATCATGCCCAGCAACACGGACTTGCCCACGCCGGTACCGGCGAACAGGCCCAAGCGCTGGCCACGCCCGACGGTAAGCAAACCGTTGATCGAACGAATACCAACATCCAGCGGCTGGCTGATCGGGTCGCGGTTGAGCGGGTTGATAGCAGGGCCATCCATCGGTACCCAGTCCTCGGCCTTCATCCCGCCCTTGCCATCGAGCGCACGCCCGGCGCCATCAAGCACTCGCCCGAGCATCGACATGCCCATGGGCAGGCGCCCGGTATCCGGCAACGGCACCACACGCGCACCTGGCGCGATACCGGCCAGGCTGCCGACCGGCATCAGGTAGATCTTGCCGCCGGAGAAGCCCATGACCTCAGCCTCGACCTGCACCGGGTGATAGCTGTCGCTGTTGATCACCAGACAACGGCTGCCGATGGCGGCGCGCAAACCTTCGGCCTCCAGGGTCAGGCCGACCATACGCAGCAGGCGCCCTTCCACCACGGGTTGGCTGGGCAGGTTGATCGCTTCGACATAGCCCGCCAGGCGTCTGGCGAAACTGATCCGCTCAAGGCGCATCGACGGCATCCAGATCCAGGTCGATGTCCGCTTCCGGCGGCTGAGAGACTTGCGCGCGCTGCTGCTCGAACAATTGCTTGAGCGCCTGCGCCATGCGCGTTTCGACACTGGCGTCGATCTGACTGTGCTCGGACTCGATACGGCAACCGCCGGGCAGCAGGCTGTCATCCTCGAGGATGCGCCAGCTTTCCTCGTGACGCTCACGCAAGGCCTTGATCGTTTCGAAATCCTGCGGATTGACCTGAATGCGCACGTTCTGCGCGCCCATTGGCAGCAGTTTGAGCGCCTCGCGCAGCACCTGGCGGATCTGGCTGGAGTCGGTGTTCAGCTCGCGCTGAATCACCTCGCGCACCATATGGCTGACCAGACGTACCATGGCCACTTCCATTTGCTGATCCTGCTCGGCAATCGGCTCGAGCAACTGCGTCATGAGTTTTTCCAGGCTGCCGACCTTCAGCGCCAAGGCCGCGTCGGCCTCTTGCTTGGCTTTGATCTGGCCGGCGTGAAAGCCGTCCTTCTCGCCCGTGGCGAAGCCTTCGTT
Proteins encoded in this window:
- a CDS encoding flagellar hook-length control protein FliK, giving the protein MSALPDLRLQATPEVKSKAKQPAKALEPRNNGASSFAEVYARERQAKPGEGAGSTDKTSPEQSADTAREETEAAPAAAEQPVVAAPGNSLPAQEGGEEELDPLLAMALGGIQVPLEEAPLAEVASDVPALIISGAAPAAAEQGEPVLENDALDPLALLKQSMEEAGKAQAPQDAAAKSTRVATSTDFAAAMAAMGKGEPLAESSEESMLELPLESLTKEALESLKDSVQPNRPDQFVSKLNALTQALNHQAGAAQRLPLVPGQPVAMQQGGWSEAVVDRVMWLSSQNLKSAEIQLDPADLGRLEVRVNLSQDQAQVTFASPNAGVRDALEGQMHRLRELFAQQGMNLADANVSDQSLNRGWQGQGEGGRGSAAGRDERLGSEELLTGVQQEVHGERLVAGRGLVDYYA
- a CDS encoding Hpt domain-containing protein translates to MSDIHLDEAVLAALQDVMEDEYPILLDTFVADSEERLRLLHVAATEGDAQGLRLAAHSFKGSCSNMGAVLLASLCKELEDAGRRAALEPAPALIEQIEREFAIVRILFKSERQRYRA
- a CDS encoding ATP-binding SpoIIE family protein phosphatase, which encodes MPERLAILIAEDNAADRMLLSTIVSRQGHRVLTASNGLEAVALFEQERPHLVLMDALMPVMDGFEAARRIKDQAGEALVPIIFLTSLTEGEALVRCLEAGGDDFLAKPYNQVILEAKIGAMDRLRRLHDTVLQQRDLIAQHNEHLLHEQRAAKAVFDKVAHSGCLDAPSIRYMQSPYALFNGDLLLAAYKPSGGMHVMLGDFTGHGLPAAIGAMPLAEVFYGMTAKGHALAEILREINAKLKRILPVGVFCCATVLNISSKRGLLEVWSGGLPDGYLLHGDGRPRQSLVSRHLPLGILEPAAFSDRCEVYPLAPGDRIFLLSDGVLEASDQQGQLFGEARLLELLDANRQPQALFEEIQLALAAFRGEQQDDVSMVQVGLAEDDEHPRPLAFADSGQGSVMDWSASFEFRALSLRHFNPLPFLLQLLLDVRALRPRGGELYTVLAELYSNALEHGVMGLDSSLKQDASGFAEYYRERRLRLASLQDGYVRFHLQMLPEEGGGRLIVRVEDSGPGFDPVTVMALGDEALCGRGLALVRQLSDGFQIAPVGQGVSVEFCWSSEA
- a CDS encoding STAS domain-containing protein, which translates into the protein MAITSQPSADGQELTIVIRGRFDFASHQEFRDAYERVNLTPKRYQVDLRDTSYLDSSALGMLLLLRDHAGGDSAQISLLNCSSDVRKILAISNFEQLFKIS
- the fliJ gene encoding flagellar export protein FliJ is translated as MSLSRAKRLQPVVEMAEKAEREAARQLGHCQGLVGQAEAKLGELERFRGDYQQQWISEGSKGVSGQWLMNYQRFLAQLETAVGQQQQSLEWHRANLEKVRAVWQQRYARLEGLRKLVQRYIDEARLAEDKREQKLLDELAQRLIDRGEP
- the fliI gene encoding flagellar protein export ATPase FliI, encoding MRLERISFARRLAGYVEAINLPSQPVVEGRLLRMVGLTLEAEGLRAAIGSRCLVINSDSYHPVQVEAEVMGFSGGKIYLMPVGSLAGIAPGARVVPLPDTGRLPMGMSMLGRVLDGAGRALDGKGGMKAEDWVPMDGPAINPLNRDPISQPLDVGIRSINGLLTVGRGQRLGLFAGTGVGKSVLLGMMTRFTEAEIIVVGLIGERGREVKEFIDEILGEEGLKRSVVVASPADEAPLMRLRAAQYCTRIAEYFRDKGKNVLLLMDSLTRYAQAQREIALAIGEPPATKGYPPSVFAKLPKLVERAGNAEAGGGSITAFYTVLSEGDDQQDPIADAARGVLDGHFVLSRRLAEEGHYPAIDIESSISRVMPQVVPPEQLKQAQRFKQLWSRYQQSRDLISVGAYVPGGDADTDQAIARQPVMAQYLRQGLDENVSMAQSREQLAGVLGQ
- the fliH gene encoding flagellar assembly protein FliH, translating into MAAKEPDSELIRAKDLGTFDRWALPSFDAPGDEPAEAEAAAEEHMQPPAESEQQDAAQVEEVALEDVKPLTLDELEAIRQDAYNEGFATGEKDGFHAGQIKAKQEADAALALKVGSLEKLMTQLLEPIAEQDQQMEVAMVRLVSHMVREVIQRELNTDSSQIRQVLREALKLLPMGAQNVRIQVNPQDFETIKALRERHEESWRILEDDSLLPGGCRIESEHSQIDASVETRMAQALKQLFEQQRAQVSQPPEADIDLDLDAVDAP